The DNA region GTCCCCATATGTCACCTGTATCATTCCTCGCCTTATAAGCATCACCAAGTCTAGGTTCCAGCTCTCTCAAGGCAGGGAAATAGTTAGTAACCACAACCGTTGTCTTGATATAGAACTTATGTGCTGTCTCAGTTCTTTCATAGGATATTGCCCTTAAGAACTTAGGAGCAACACTACTAGTATTTTCAAACAGTAGTGTTTTCGGTATCTTTATATCCTCCGGCTGTGCTGGTGGTTGTTGAGGCGGAGGAGTAAGCAACGCACAAGATCCCGTAAACACCACAGAAATCGCTAAGGCGGTTATCCCTAATACCGCCAAACCAATAAAAATAGTTTTTCGGCTCATACATACCTCCTATAAATACACCCTAATTATAAAAAACAACATTCTCAGTTTCAAGAGGTTTACAAAATTTTTAAACCCTCTCATAGAACAATATAACAGGGTGAGAGAACCCCACCCTAGAAGCTACTTAATTTTAAGCTCAAGCCAGTTTGACACAACATTAGTAGTAGTAACATTAGTTCCAAAATCTGATTCTTTAAACTTCGTTCCACCAGCACCATCATCTATCCTAAACTCAAGATATATCTTGTCAGGAATATACTCAGGATCGCTACCAAATATAAACGACCAAGGTATCGCTATCTCCGTAACATTATTCGTTATATACCTATTCCAAGCAAGTCCTCCACCAGGCCCAACTTTTGATTCCTTCTCAATACTACCGTTTATGAACCTGTAAGCCTTAAAGTTCTCGCCAGTAGGTTCAGCATATTTATAAGGCCTATAGTGTTTTATAAATACTGAAAACTTTCTATCCCCCACTGTAGAAATCTGAGCATCATCAAGAAAATCAAAGCTTCCCGTAATACCACTATCACCATTAGCAAGCTTCTTCATACCTTTACTGCCTTTACCATTTGTGATATTATTATCTATGAATACATAGAATGCACCCCTATTGAGATAGTCTGGTGGATCATTAGCATCAACCGTATTCTTATGCCCTATGAACAAAAATCTCTTTGAATAAGCTATATAGACCTTATTCAAAGCCTTCCAAGTTCCTCCATCACTTTTGTTTAAAAACACATACGAAGATCCAAAATCCACGCTCGGATCACCCGTGAATTTTATCGCTGTCGGGGTGAAAAATGGATTTGATTCACTCACCTCTATAGGTTGAGGCAGTTTTGAAAAGTCAACGCTCTCAGTGAGCAAGAAAGCACAACTTCCCAAAAAGATAATGCTTACAAACACAAATATTCCCCTTCTCATACCTTCCTCCTAAAATTTAAGAAGGTGGCAAAGCCACCTTTTTAGAAACCATACTCCCACTCAAGCACACTATATGCTCCAAACGGCGCTCTACCCGAAAAGTCCTTATTCTCACCTTCATAAAACACTTCAGCTCTCCACTTATAATACCCAACCGGAGTGTCAGCCCTTGCAGTCAAAATTACCCTATGCCTACTATAATTCTTCACCTGGGTATCGTCGGCTGTCAAAGAACCAGAAACAAAATTCAAAACAGTATTATACGTCCCTATCTCATACTTGTAACCAACACTCATGAAAAGCAACTTTGTCCACTGGATACCAAAAGTCAAACTTGGTGAGACAAACATAGTGTTAGCTCTGAAACTTGTCCTCTCAAGTATGTAACTACCTTTACCAAATACTGTTGGATAGTTATTCATCTCAAACATAACGGAAGGAGTAATGTCTATACCATAGAGTATATCAGAGAGCTTGTAGGTTCCCAGTAGCATAGCCCTCATCTTTGAAATCTGAGTATACGGTATAACAAATGAGAGAGTGCTACCTACAGGAATACCTGTCACCGAAAAGAAGTTTGAACTAACTGGAACAACATTAACCACATTTGAAGCTTGATCGTACCCAAACATTATATAACTACCCTCACCCTGGATCCTCAGAACATCAACCGAATAGTCAATCCTAGCAGTAGCACCTCTCCAGCCTAACGCAGAAATACCTTCCCATTTCTCATTTATCCACCCTATACCACTAAGCCCTGTAACAGGATCATTTACTAGGAAATCAGAAGGAACTGGCGGTATAGGTGCAGAACCCACAAAGTCTGCTGCCTGCGGTGCTCTATGAACAGACTGCCACCCATTCATTATCAAAACATCCGCACCAGTTGTTCCACCACCAAATCCAGCAGAAGCTAACGGATCATCACCTCTGGCAGCAGTAAACGAAATATAGTTAGGATCAATATAGAACCCCTGAACCACAAAACCTACACCGGTATCAAAAATGTTATCATTCTTAACAAGTAGTGTTCCACCAAAACCTATGATGTTAAGAGATTTGTCTTTCGTTGGAAACGCTGGACTTATACCAGTCTGTGCAAGCTTACCAACAAGCCCATTTCCGTCTATATCAAGCTCCAATCCCTCCTCCAGCTTAAGAAACTCTGGATTAACGCCAACCGAAGAAACCGCACCTACAACATTAACAACAAAACCTAGTGGCAACTTTATCTCAATAAAAGCATCCGCAGTAGCATTACCTCCCCTGTAAATCATCGTTTTCGCTTGACCACCTTTTCCAGACTCAGGATTAGTCTCAAAGTCAGTATAATACCCAAGAGTATGCTGTAGCTTTACCCCAGGTATAACAGACGAAGTTAACCTATACCCATACACAAGATCATATATCCTGTTGTTACCTTTGCCCCACTCAAAACCAATCCAGTTAAGCGGATAGTGGATAGTAAAGTTATAACCTAAAATCCCCTCAATACTTCCGTCAACAAACAATCCTAAAAACTTATCTCTGTCCGGATACCATGCCTGCCCCAGTGTCCAAGGACTATAGTTAAGATCATAGTTACCGATACTCACAACATCAACAGTCGGTAAAGGTCTATTAAGCACCACCCTTCTTGATTGCAAAGCAATAGGAACCTGACCAGCTGTTGCGTTAACCCAAGTCGTCCATTTAGTAGCCTCCCAATCCGTAAGCTCAAACCTCAAGTAGTAATCTATAACCTCCGTGAACACTTTACCATCTATACCAATCTCAAGTGAGTTTCTTATAACATTCTCCTTAGTCGCATCATAATTCCAGTTCCACCTCGTAAACAGTTTCCCAAATAAATCAAAATTCCCAGAAACATACTTATCAGGTGGTGCCTGCGGCTTTAGCCTTTCAGACATAGCTTTAGCAAACTTAATATACCCTATAGGCGGTTTCCACTGCTCAGTCTGATCTAAGAATACCATCGGCACTACCGCTTTAACATCCTGTATAGGATTAGGATACGACTCCCAAACATTGAGTATCTCAAACTGATCCTGCGCCTCCTTTATCTTTCCTCTCGCAGGCCACACCACTATATCAACAAACTCCGGATCTCCCCAATAATCACTACCACCTCCCCATCTATGCAACCCTCTGTATTCATTGACATTCCTCGTCAAAACATCCTCCGGATCAGGAAAACCTTCATTGGACTGAGAGAAAATCTGAAATCCCCATTTGGTTATATCCTTATCAGGACCTAGGTCAAGATCCTTTTTTGAAACAACTGCAATAATCGTCCTACCAACACCCTTTATAAGCCTAGGTATAACAACATCCTGTGCCATATCCTTCGCCTTTGAGTTAACCTCTATTTCAACCCTCGCTCTTGGCTGCGGTGAAATTATAACCGCCTTCTCCCACCCTTGATCAGGTGGAAAGTATATATTCAAACCAGGAATTGACCTAAGATAACCAGAACCAGGTAAATGATCTTGATCAATATATATCTGGAAATGCTGAATATCAAAATCCGCAGCCATTCCCCACTCTTGCTTAAGATCAGCATTCACAGTTATCTTGAATGTAACATTCTTATCATCCATCGCATCTATCTCAACTTTAACAATATCAAAACCACCAACAACATACACTGGATGCGTCGGATAAGTATAATAACCAGGCCCTTTATCATCACCAATAGGATCAAGCAATACTATCTTCGCCTGATCTGGCCTCTTCCCTCTCTCCAAAACATTGTCCTTCAAAAAACCACTCTCTGGATTCTCCCTAACACCTTCCATTGAAGGCGTAGGCCTTTGAAACGCTATCCCAGCTTCCTCTTCCTCAGCTTGCTCCTGCGCATAAACCAACCCAACAATCGGAAAAGCAAGAACAAAAGATATTATTATAAGTAACCTCAGTAGCCTCATATACACCCCCTCATCTTACAACACGAAGTATAAATCAAAGAAACCTAATTGTCAACAGAAACTCAAACTAAAACTTCACCAAACAATAACAATTTGCAAAAATTTAGTAAAGCTCAAACCCCCAACAAGCGTAAATATTGAAATTCCACCCACACACTTGATTGAATTCAAACCCATTTCCTTGGATAGCTTGACAAAAATAGGTCCTAAACTTTCTTAAGATGTATACTACTTATACATCTGGGTAATTTTTGCACATCACTAAAAAGTTCAGTTTCTTTGTTTTTGCTTTTTTTGTTTTACTCCGTAGCTAAAAGAGAGTTATTCACCACTTTTCTACTGCTTAAAGGCATCTTAGAAAGGGTCTAACGAGAGGTTTGTGCAAGACTGGTCAGGTAGCTAAAATTGGCACGCTGTTTGTATCAAAAAGGATAGGTTAGCTTGGAGGTCGGGGTATGAACATCTCAAGGTTGACTGTGAAGTCTAGAGAAGCTTTGCAGAAGGCTACTGAGATAGCGGATAGAAATGATAATCAAGAGGTGAACAATGAGCATTTGGTTAGAGCATTACTTGATGACAAGGATAACTTAGTTTATTCGGTTCTAAAAAGCAGTGAGGTCAGGGTAGAAGATCTTAAGAGAGAGATAGATTATCTTATTTCCCAAAAACCTAAGATCCAGGGGATAAGTAGTACATACATTGGGGCAGATTTGAAAAAGGCTTTAGACTATTCTCTTGAGGAAGCTAATAGGTTTAAAGATAGTTTTATTTCCACAGAGCATCTGATGCTAGGGGTTATCAAAAGCACCAACGGCAAGTTGAAGTCTCTTCTTGACAAGTATGGTATAACCTACAATAATTTCTACACCCTAGTTAACGAGTTGAGGGGAAATAAGAAGGTAACTGATGAGACACCTGAGGAGAAGTATAACGCTTTGCAAAAGTATACGAGGGATTTAACCGAGCTTGCTAGGGTTGGTAAGCTTGATCCAGTGATTGGTAGGGATGCAGAGATAAGAAGAGCTATGCAAATTCTTTTGAGGAGGACGAAGAATA from Brevinematia bacterium includes:
- a CDS encoding glucodextranase DOMON-like domain-containing protein, which codes for MRLLRLLIIISFVLAFPIVGLVYAQEQAEEEEAGIAFQRPTPSMEGVRENPESGFLKDNVLERGKRPDQAKIVLLDPIGDDKGPGYYTYPTHPVYVVGGFDIVKVEIDAMDDKNVTFKITVNADLKQEWGMAADFDIQHFQIYIDQDHLPGSGYLRSIPGLNIYFPPDQGWEKAVIISPQPRARVEIEVNSKAKDMAQDVVIPRLIKGVGRTIIAVVSKKDLDLGPDKDITKWGFQIFSQSNEGFPDPEDVLTRNVNEYRGLHRWGGGSDYWGDPEFVDIVVWPARGKIKEAQDQFEILNVWESYPNPIQDVKAVVPMVFLDQTEQWKPPIGYIKFAKAMSERLKPQAPPDKYVSGNFDLFGKLFTRWNWNYDATKENVIRNSLEIGIDGKVFTEVIDYYLRFELTDWEATKWTTWVNATAGQVPIALQSRRVVLNRPLPTVDVVSIGNYDLNYSPWTLGQAWYPDRDKFLGLFVDGSIEGILGYNFTIHYPLNWIGFEWGKGNNRIYDLVYGYRLTSSVIPGVKLQHTLGYYTDFETNPESGKGGQAKTMIYRGGNATADAFIEIKLPLGFVVNVVGAVSSVGVNPEFLKLEEGLELDIDGNGLVGKLAQTGISPAFPTKDKSLNIIGFGGTLLVKNDNIFDTGVGFVVQGFYIDPNYISFTAARGDDPLASAGFGGGTTGADVLIMNGWQSVHRAPQAADFVGSAPIPPVPSDFLVNDPVTGLSGIGWINEKWEGISALGWRGATARIDYSVDVLRIQGEGSYIMFGYDQASNVVNVVPVSSNFFSVTGIPVGSTLSFVIPYTQISKMRAMLLGTYKLSDILYGIDITPSVMFEMNNYPTVFGKGSYILERTSFRANTMFVSPSLTFGIQWTKLLFMSVGYKYEIGTYNTVLNFVSGSLTADDTQVKNYSRHRVILTARADTPVGYYKWRAEVFYEGENKDFSGRAPFGAYSVLEWEYGF